TCGTTGACCAACTGTTCGACGGCCAACCAGCCGCGGGAGCCTCGAGTGCGCCGGTCGACTGGCGCGATCACATCGTGCGCGGCGGTCTGCCTCGGTATCGCGTCGGCGACGACCACGGATCTACCAGTTGGCGGCGTCGACGGTTGCTCGCGGATGTCGACTCGATCCTGACGAACGACGTGCTGCCCGATGTGAGATTCGATCTGCGGACGGCGCGCGATGTGGTGCAGCGAGTGCTTCGCACACCCAGCGGTGAAGTGAAGGCTGCATCAATAGGAAGTGCGCTCGAGCTCGACGCTCGCACGGTCAACCGCTACCTCGACATAGCCGAGCGGCGATTCCTGCTGCATGAACTCCCAAATTTTCGTCAATCCATCAGACAGTCCGCCAGGACGACCGCGAAGATCTATCCCGCAGACGTGGCGCTTTCAGCCGCTCTCCTCCTGCAGGGGGAAGGCTCGTTCGACGACGATCGCATCCGCGGCGGCCTGATGGAAGCCCATGTCGTGCAGCAGATCCGGGCGCACGTGGCATGGTCGAGCGCACGGGTCACTGCCTTCCACTGGCGAGAGTCGCGAAACGGCCGCACAGACGAAGTCGACGTGATCCTCGAGGACGAGCGCGGTCGCCTCGTAGCTGTCGAGGTGAAGTCCGCCGCATCCTCGCGCCACGATGACTTCCGGGGAATCCGTGCTTTCCAGGACAAGTTCCCGGACAGGTTCCACCGCGGCTATGTCGTTGTCACCGAGGGAACACCGACGAACGTCGGACCGAATCTGTGGACGCTGCCGATTGCCTCCCTGCAGTCGCAGGAGTTCTGGACCACTTCCACCTCAAGCGCGCCGGCGCACTCAGCGCCCATCTCTCCCAACAGAGCGACAAGCAACCCACCCATGCCTACCGATGCCCGCGTCTTCATGAGTTACACCCATGCCGACCAGAACAGCGTGTATGCCGGGGACCTTCAGCAGTTCGCCCGCGACGTGGTGGACACCTTGGAGGGTATTCATGGACGCACGGCTGAGTTGTTCATCGACCAGGATGATGGTCGATGGGGCGAGGATTTGTGGGCTCGGCTGGAAACAGAATTGGCGTCAGCGACCTTCTTCCTTCCGTTCATCACCCCGCGGTATCTGAAAAGCGAGAGCTGCCGTCATGAGTTCACGCGATTCCTCGACGCTGCGGAACGTGCCGGAGCGCCCCATCTGATGCTGCCCTTGTTGTGGATCGCGGCGCCGGCGATGTCGGCATCCACCAACTCAGATGTGATCGCCCAACGTCTTCAGCGGACGCGTTACATCGACGCCACTGCTGCCCGCACCGAAGACCGCAGCAGTGCGCAGTACCGGCAACTGGTCGAGCAGGCGGCTGATCAGCTCGCACAGGTGATGTCTGAGCGCGAAGCCGCGCCGACCCGCGAGGGAACTCCTCTGGGGCCGGTAGAGGATGTCGACGTTCCTGTCTTGGACGACACCGTGGTCGAGATCGAAGATCTCATCCCTGCGGTCGAATCGGCCATTGAGACCTTCCTCAACCGGCTTACCGTCCTGGGGTCCACTATGGAGACCGCGCTTGTCATCGACCCATCTCAGTCTCCACGCCTGTTGCGACAGAGCCTGACCACCGCCGCACGAGCACTGCAGGCACCCGGCTCTGAACTCACCGAAGCTTCTGGCATCGCTATCGCGCTCTGGCAGGACCTCATGTCAAAGCTCAACGCGCTTGCGCAGATATCGAGGGATCTGGGTGAACCGGTTCCTGCCGAGATCGTGGCCGAAATTGAGCAGTTCGCCGATGAAATGACCGGTCTGGACACCGCTGAACTGGCGTTGATCGCGAGTCAGATGCCGCGACTCTCTTCGCACCTTGCCCCGGCAGCACGCTCCCTGAATGCCGCAGTTGCGACGGTGAAGACGATGGGTCAGACCGCGCGATCGTTCGTCGATG
This portion of the Dermatophilaceae bacterium Sec6.4 genome encodes:
- a CDS encoding DUF4143 domain-containing protein — translated: MQTFIMYVPRFIEPTMAELIGATPVVVLEGARSVGKTSLLSSLVSKGSLRTSVSLTDPVQRAAATRNPLEWLRSLPQPFAIDEAQLAPELPVALKRLLDETGDNLRCVLTGSAAIGRTGLGGTDPLARRSVRLALEPLTEAELINTTPWSVVDQLFDGQPAAGASSAPVDWRDHIVRGGLPRYRVGDDHGSTSWRRRRLLADVDSILTNDVLPDVRFDLRTARDVVQRVLRTPSGEVKAASIGSALELDARTVNRYLDIAERRFLLHELPNFRQSIRQSARTTAKIYPADVALSAALLLQGEGSFDDDRIRGGLMEAHVVQQIRAHVAWSSARVTAFHWRESRNGRTDEVDVILEDERGRLVAVEVKSAASSRHDDFRGIRAFQDKFPDRFHRGYVVVTEGTPTNVGPNLWTLPIASLQSQEFWTTSTSSAPAHSAPISPNRATSNPPMPTDARVFMSYTHADQNSVYAGDLQQFARDVVDTLEGIHGRTAELFIDQDDGRWGEDLWARLETELASATFFLPFITPRYLKSESCRHEFTRFLDAAERAGAPHLMLPLLWIAAPAMSASTNSDVIAQRLQRTRYIDATAARTEDRSSAQYRQLVEQAADQLAQVMSEREAAPTREGTPLGPVEDVDVPVLDDTVVEIEDLIPAVESAIETFLNRLTVLGSTMETALVIDPSQSPRLLRQSLTTAARALQAPGSELTEASGIAIALWQDLMSKLNALAQISRDLGEPVPAEIVAEIEQFADEMTGLDTAELALIASQMPRLSSHLAPAARSLNAAVATVKTMGQTARSFVDAQSAENN